The genomic stretch ggtggtgtccgaaggccaccccgtatcAGCCCGCCTCCACTCCAGCAGCTTCAGGGAAAGGGGAGCTCCAGCAGCTTCAGGGAAAGGAGAGCTCCAGCAGTGGCGGCGAAAGGGGAGCTCCAGAAGCGGAGGACACCGGGTTCCAGTAGCGGTGGCGAGAGGCGGCTCCAGCAGCTTCGTCCTCCTCGAGCTCCAGTGGTGGAGAGAGGGGAGCTCCAACAGCTTCCAGAAGTGGCGGCGAGAGGCGACTCCAGCAGCGGCGATGGAGCGCGGTAGGCTGCTGGCCCTGCGCGCGAGGCGCGAGAGGTCGCGCACGAAGGGCGTGAGGCCGCCCGCCCCACCGGCGCAAGGCTGAAAGGTCCACCGGGAGGCCCACCGGCGTCAGGCTGCGAGGGGCGCGGGAGTGCACCGACGCTAGGATGCGAGGGGCGCGGGAATCCGACGGCGGGAGGGTGTGAGGGCCACGCGAGTCTGCCGGCGGGAGGCTGCGACCGCGAGCGCGGGAGTCCGTCAGCGCCCTCCAAGATTCGATTGGGGAAGATACGATTGGGGACAGGTTGGTGACGTTTTCGGAATAGAAAGGGTCGAAATGCAAAACGGGTTCTACACTAGCCCTCCAACACCTAATTCGTGACCGGAGGGAGTCCTTATTGATAGGGGTCACTCGCAACTTGAAGGCAAGCCGGAGGAGAGCAATGCAttgaagagggggggggggggggggagtgcaCCACAACTTTTCTATAGACCCGTCGTCGCACAAGCAGCACCATCACCCTTTCTTCTTCTCCCCAGACCCAACAATGACTGAATAGCCAACCAATGAGGTGCAGTGAGAAGAATAGGAGAAAATAAATGAAGCAAACATGATGTTGGCTCCTCTAAGGAAAAGGACAAGAAATCATCTCTTAATTATGAAATATCACTTTTGCTAGTGTAATGGCCTTAAACGTTCTTGTTGTTATTCTGAACCACTACAACAGCAAGCGACCCCAAGCACACACGTAATCGTCGCAGTCACGCTGAGGCGGCAAATAAAAGCTCCAAGGGATAACTGTGTCGAGATAGTGCCGACgcgttgcttttttttttctcgcgACACTTGGGTTCCGCCGCATGCTCTACTATCGTGCCAACAAGCCAATaaaccttggtacattaatagacGGCTCAATATTTGGTGTTGTTTACAGGTAAGGTGCAACGCATTATTATTTTCGTGTTTCGTGCATCTTTGGGCGCAGAAAAGGTTAATCACAATCGTGGCTAAATAGTTAGTTTCTCTCCGTTCCATTCTGATTGTAATTTTCATTTCATTTAGATAAAAAAATACATTTCATTGAGACATATATACAACTCATTACAATACACTACAAATGTTGTTAATGTACGGTAGCCAAGCTTGTATTTTTTTTAGAAGCAGCTTAACCACCTACTACAACCTCTTTTAGAACTAATCTAGTTCCTACATGTTGGACCACAAATTTTCTCATGGATATGGAAAAGTTCATGTCAACCCAAGCATTCTTCTTCCGGCTCCTCATCCATGATCTATTAAATACAAAAAATCTTCTAAAGAGGAACAACTTCCAGCTTCAAGACTATAACTGTGCTACTCTACAATGCAATATTGAAGAAACGCTGGTACATCTTTTATGGGCATGCCCTTTTGCTAGTAATTGCTGAGACTTTATTTGCCCCCAAAGACAAAGAAACTTTTCAGTGCTAGAAGCTTTTGAAGACATCAAATACAAGCTCAATGTTCCTTCATTGTAATAATAGTTTTGGCATCTCGGAGTATTTGGATGACAAAGAACAACAGAATCTTCAAAGCACAGCTTTGGTAGCTGGAAAGCTCTATTCAAATCTGAATTGTTCCTAGTGACCCATATAATGAGGAAAAAACACCTACATAAAGTTTCGAGATTGGATACAAAGAACAttgtaatatttttttattttttatgatttgtaaatttgtacatatcgtctaaaaattaataaaaattgcagtgggaagCTCTCCCACTGTTTCGCTTTATAAAAGCTCAATAACTTTCCAATTTGTTTCTTATCCTGCAATCCAAACGGCTACTCCTTACAAAATATTTGTAGGTTGGTGAGGTATGACACTTCAGTTCCTGAGTTTTTCCTCCAAACAGGGTTCTTACTGTTGCATTAGAGACTATACAAATGCTAACCTCAGCGACCATACAAATGCAATCTCAATTTGTATCTAACCTCACTTTTGCTGAGATTTGATGATTTTCCCTCCCTTTTGTCTTGTAACTGATCTTTTGCCCCATATTGTTTGTGCCTTGATGATTTTCGTTCTGTCAACATGGGCCCACACACAGACCTATTTTCCCTTTCTTTCTCTTAGCTCAAACTTCTGCCCTCCTTTCCCTCTTGTGCATCTATGTCGAAACAACATCGCATAACTGCGAGTCTGCGAACCATGTTGAGACTTTGTGTGATCCGTGAGATGTAATAATTAGTAACTTGTAACAAACTCTGGATTTTTATGCAATAAAGAgccgtatgcatcgattgatgcagagactAGGATGACCCCATTTCGAAGAAAAATAACTGCGAACCAGGTGAAAAATAAATGCAAGCCAGGCAAGGCAGCAGTCAAGAGATGGTGGTAGTTGCTTCCTCTATCTACATCTGTTTTATTGGATCGAGCAAAGGGCAGGGAGAACGAACAGAGCATGAAAAAGATAGCCCAAGGCACAGTTTGGTCTTTGCATATGAGCATGACAAAGATATACAAGTATTGGATTGCAACATGAAGACCGGGGATGACTGCATATCAACCGAGACCAGAACAGAAAACATATATGCTTCGAGAATAACTTGTGGTCAAGGTCCTGGAATCACTGTTGGCAGGCTCGGTGACAACAGCAAGCAGGACATGATCATGGATGACGTCAAGAATCCTATAATCATTACCGAACTTATTGAACGACGGTCTATCGTTTGAAGCCTTCGTgaaagaagcaaagcaaagttcgGCGGTGGAGTTCGGCACCGTTTGGTTCAAGAATATACGAGGTACGAGTGCCACCAAAGAAGCAACTGTAGCAAGTTAGATTGCGGTGACACTATCTTGTGCCACGACATATTGTTATAAGATGTGAAGCTTACTTTCAGTGAGCGTCACAACTGGCCATGGCAGGCATATGCAACAACACGAAATTAAAGAAATCCATAAATGTCACTCTGaaggtttttttctttttccaaagAAGATAACCcttgatgcacacaaccattttcCGAAGATCTCCTAAAAGAACGAGTATTGTTTCTTCTATATTTTTTGTACCTGAAAATCAAATAATGTCTTCTTTTTTTTCCAAATGGGGAGTatcaccccggcttctgcatcatgatgatcacacggccatttattaaaaatccaggtttagtacaagttttacaacTCAAGCATCAGCcaggattgatacaaaaatcaaccaacgAAAAAAAACACAAACTACTCGGAGTAACCATCAAATAATATCTTCTGGAGACAGAACAGAGATTTAGGTGCTGTAATTACTATTATTTGTATTCAGAACAAAGATGAGATGCCGCAAGCATTTTCTTGGCCAATTCAGAACTCAATGACCAACATATTTCATTACAACCTATTATTTGCATGCTTCGGTTTGCTGTGGTCACAATGGTTTATCACTTTCACGGAATAATTGGATTACATCTGTAGGTCTGTGGCACATTCTGTCAGGCTTTCAATATCCAGTGGCAGATTAGAGCAAATCTAACCGGTCAAAGGTGGATCTTTTGTGGGTAGCAACCAAAGTATTATCTGTAGCTTGCGAATACTTGGAAGCCTCAAAAGAGGTTGTTCACCTCCTTACTCCGCAACTTCAGGCCTGCAAGAAAATGACCTTGTTAAAATCCTTTGTGCAAGAAATCTCCAAATCGGTAACCATGGATCGAGCCACATGCCTTTCCTTCCTCAGCTAAGATCCTATAACTGAAAGCTCTGCTCAGTAACATTCAGATACCTACCTGAAAAGGTAGGCATTCACATGCTTTCTTTCCTTAATGACTTGTCATTAGCACCGATGAGGTGCACACTGAATCACCACTTCCACAAGCCTGTGGGTTGGGCATCTGTAAGGGTTTAAACATCCATGCAAGGATAGTGGGTCAGAAGAGTGCAGCACCGAAGAAATGCATGTAGTTTTCAGATGATTTGTCCTTGCAGTGAGTGCTCCAGGTGTCCTTTAATTTTTCTGTTAGAATCTTAGTATTGACATAATCTCAAAGGCCAAACCGAGCTAGCTGGAAGCAATGGCCAACACACGGTTTCAAGCACATTTATGTTGATTCCCATGCCAATAGAATCTTGTACTGCTAGGCCCCAATTATCTATGCCAACTAAAGATAACCAACCAGAAGCAACCTGCGCGGAGAACATGATCCAAGATATCCAACCGAACTTACCACCTATAAATAATCCTCATGATCGAATGCTTGATCCCATCAATCACTGCATCCAAGAGCACATACTAAGAAGGCATTCTTGTTCTGGAGCAAATGGCTTCTCATGCTCTTCTTTTCTCTGTATCCCTTCTAGTGCCATTGTTCTTGTGTTGTGTTCTTGCGAAGGGAGACATGACAGTGATCCCTTCTAAAAATGGGGCTGATCATAGAGGTAGGTCTCTACAGTCCACTAAGGTCGTCAATGTGCTGAGGTATGGAGCTTATGGGGATGGACTCCATGACGACACAAAGGTATGTATAATGCAACACGGCCTCAAAATATAGAGCATAATTTAATTTAGTGCAAATGGATATGGAATGCTTACCATGGGTGTGGGTGTGCATCCTCTTCTTATAGGCATTGTCAAAGGCGTGGTCTGCAGCttgctcctcttctcttcctggcATTGTGCTCATCCCCAAGGGAAAGAAATTTCTAACGAAACATGTAACCTTTTCCGGCCCATGCAAATCCAGTATCAAGTTTATGGTGAGATAGATGAACAAACAGAACATGCATATTTTCCTTTCTTTCATAAGAAATTTTGAAAACAAAGACCTCAATTTATCCCAAATTCCAGATACAGGGTACTTTGGTGGCTCCTCCAAAGAGATCATATTGGATCGAGGATACCATTAGGCActgggttttgttcataaatgtgAGAGATCTTACTGTCACTGGTGGTGGGACTATTGATGGAAATGGCAAGATTTGGTGGCAAAGTTCCTGCAAAGTAAACTCAAAGCTCGTAAGTATATTCAACTACTAAATTGTGCAGTAATAAAATGCATCAAGCATGGGGAAAAATTAATGTTTCACTTTTGACTTCAAAGGTTAATTATCGCAGCATTCATTAGCGCTTAGTTTCGAAAACAGAGTTTTTCCTGAAAGCTTTCTGATAtgaattttcatttttattttccttttcagCCTTGCAGGCCAGCTCCAACGGTAGGTTCCTTTTCTAATATCTTGCGCATTCCAGTGGAGTAGCCTTGTTTTCTTCATTATAATTTAACTATGTTTCCTTCCAATATCCAGGCTTTGACGTTCTACTCTTGCACAAATCTAAAAGTGGATAACTTAAAACTGTTGAACAGCCAACAAATCCACATGTCAGTAGAGCGTTGCACCAATGTAAGGGTGTCCCGCCTATTAATCACAGCACCCGGCACTAGCCCCAACACCGACGGCATCCATATTGCACATAGTAAGGATGTGAAAGTGTACAACTGTGCAATCAAGACTGGGGATGACTGCATGTCAATCGAGGATGGAACTAAGAATCTACATGTTAAGAACATCGTGTGTGGACCAGGGCATGGGATCAGCATTGGGAGTTTAGGTGATCAAAACTCTGAAGCTCAGGTTACAAATATCACCATCAATGGGGTGCGACTACATGGCACGACAAATGGAGCTCGTATCAAGACATGGCAGGGCGGGCGGGGTTATGCAAAGAATATCGTGTTCGAGAACATAATCATGGATAATGTATGGAACCCAATCATTATTGACCAAAACTACTGCGACTCGACTACACCGTGTAATAAACAGGTATAAATCTCGATGACCAAGTTAGTATTATTCATTTGTTTAATTTTGCATACATATAACCTAGTGTAGTTTTCACAGAAATCGGCAGTGGAAGTGAGCAACGTTCTGTTTAAGAACATCAGGGGTACAAGTgcctcaagagacgctatcaagcTGAGTTGTAGTAGAACTGTACCTTGCCATGGCATCGCCTTGCACAACGTCAAGCTTACTCTAAAACGAGGCAATGGCAACGCAAAGAGCACCTGTCAGAATGCAAAATACAGGACACTGGGAACAGTTATGCCACAACCATGTATTCTcaagaattgatgaaaatgttttAATGGAAGTGCAAAGTGCTATATATGTAGAAGGTCTATAGATCATACAAAGATGTATGAACAGTACAAAGGTGAACAGAGAAGGATACCTAGTAGTATGGCGATAAGCAAAGAGTATCTTTTGATACGCTTGCTTCTTTGTATTTTCCAAGTCAAGTCTACATGCTACCATTGGCACAATAGCTGGGGCTTATGATGAGTATTTCCAATTAATTGTAAGATGGATtgctccaaattattttgcatggAATATTTATAGTCATCCACGAGAACTGTCAGTGACTAAAATAATTTCAGATTAATACTTAATAGCACTAATGTACCTTTTCAGGTTGATTATTTTCAGAATATCGTAAGTACCTCTGTTGGAAAATAGCATCTGCTGAAAAAATTATAAATCATCAAATGTCTACAGTGTTACCAGCTAGAAAGTCCTAGATTCGATCGTACCGAGAGCTGTGTTTCGTACCACTCCATGGTTACAAACTAAAAGTGCACAACTTTTCTAGATTTAAACAAGAATCAATCATGTGCATATTATCACATTAAAGCAGAAATCAGGTAAAAGTGAAACCTGTATGGTTGTAGCATTTGGTGACATAAGCCTACAGATATGAAAATATTGGCCTTTATAGAGGAAAGAATGCAAAAGGTGCATGCAGATGAATAGTATTTCACCATGAATGATAACAGCTTGCAGGAAAATGATTTTAGACAAACAAAACACTCACTGGCCTTTTTGGTGTTTGTCTTTGCTCTGGTCAAGAACTCAAGAGCATCGTGTTGACAGCAGTCAATtcagaaggaagtcaaactatatttcaGAGTTGTAAACTAATGTAGCCATCTTTTTACATTTAAACATGGGAGAAACAGATCTTCAACGGTACATTGTAGGCACATGTTCTTTTATTGACATAAACATACCTCTTTATTTGCAGGGGCTTTGTCCAACAATCTCTTCGCAACTTCGATTTAGGAGAATGAGCAGCGACACCTTTTCATCATGAGTAGCTTGCCGTCGCTCTCACCAGAGGTACCAGCTTGTGATCGCGATTAGTTCAGGTATACTTGACTATCCCAATATTATAGGAAAATTATGTTCAGAACATAAAAGATATTCCAAAACAGCTTGCATGTTTGAATAAGATACTTGATGCTAATCGATTTGTGCCTAATTATTTCTTGGTTTAGCCAAATATTTGGCACGAGTTTGCCCGAGCCCCCTTGTCTCGGACATAATCCTAGACCATCCCAACATCTTGATCACTCTATTGCAACAACAGGTGAGCCAACCAGGAAGGGAGAAAGAGAAGTCCTGCAAGCCAGCCAGCTGCGTCGCAAGCTCGCTGTGTGGGCGTGTCAGTTGTCATAATCCATGACAAATGCAGccttaagagcatcttcagtcgtgtTCCCCAAACGGTGTCGGATTAAACGTCTGGGGACGCCTCCATTTCATGTCGCGTTTGGAGCGCGTCTCTCCCCAGCAGCGCCCCAAACATATCCCCCCAAACTTGTTTTTACATTAGAATAACTATTTTTTTCTAGTTTGTTGtatttttatttaaatagagagaaGGAACATTacgcaaactaatacatagtttgaaaatggttaaaatattgcaaaatgaggaaacctaactaacTAGTGTAGGTACGTAGGTTTCGCGTTCTTTGCTGTCAAGAAAAGAACACTCTTAGTCACCCAAATTAGAAAATCCAGCTGGCTCTGAGAGTGCCCGGTTGTTGTTCTTCGATGCGCAGGAAGACCATCCAGAAACCTAcactagtggcttcaattggCCGGCGGCCATCTTcgttgcaaagaaagaacactcgccaTGTTCAATCAtcgtcctcttcgtcatcgttttggtagtgccggcggcaggaCGTGTCGTCGAACAACTTCACGCTCATCTCATCGCCGCCTTGGTAGCAGAATGTGAGCACGCATCCGGCTTGGAGGTCGTGGGAGCGCGCGAACTTGTCCCAGccagtgtggaggtacatcttgccgcgctcgTTGAAGAGCACGTCCACCTGCTACCGGCAAAAGCCGCATCTAGCCTCCCACAACGACAGCGCGGCCGGCTCGTTGCcgacgacgaactcggcgaacttgt from Lolium rigidum isolate FL_2022 chromosome 4, APGP_CSIRO_Lrig_0.1, whole genome shotgun sequence encodes the following:
- the LOC124706402 gene encoding polygalacturonase-like, whose translation is MASHALLFSVSLLVPLFLCCVLAKGDMTVIPSKNGADHRGRSLQSTKVVNVLRYGAYGDGLHDDTKALSKAWSAACSSSLPGIVLIPKGKKFLTKHVTFSGPCKSSIKFMIQGTLVAPPKRSYWIEDTIRHWVLFINVRDLTVTGGGTIDGNGKIWWQSSCKVNSKLPCRPAPTALTFYSCTNLKVDNLKLLNSQQIHMSVERCTNVRVSRLLITAPGTSPNTDGIHIAHSKDVKVYNCAIKTGDDCMSIEDGTKNLHVKNIVCGPGHGISIGSLGDQNSEAQVTNITINGVRLHGTTNGARIKTWQGGRGYAKNIVFENIIMDNVWNPIIIDQNYCDSTTPCNKQKSAVEVSNVLFKNIRGTSASRDAIKLSCSRTVPCHGIALHNVKLTLKRGNGNAKSTCQNAKYRTLGTVMPQPCILKN